The following are from one region of the Burkholderiales bacterium genome:
- a CDS encoding ammonium transporter, with product MKKLKTPSEVLFIPLGAITAPAMRAQSACVKVGAARENKRSDALLQCLSAVKRCRCTFPLLALLLLLPLAFHSPLAGAAEPAEIDAANTAWMLTSSVLVLFMTLPGLALFYAGLVRSSNVLSVLMQCFSIACVVSIAWVAVAYSMAFGDGGAANAWYGGFAKSFLAGVEVKTVKGSIPETVFAMFQLTFAIITPALVIGAYAERVKFSGMLLFSLLWLLLVYVPVAHWVWGGGWLQQMGVMDFAGGTVVHLNAGVAALVCALVLGRRKGFPETPMPPHNLTMSVTGACMLWVGWFGFNAGSALAADGAAGMAMLVTHIGAATGSLAWMFCEWARYGKPSVLGIVTGMVAGLGTITPASGFVGPLGALAIGAAAGVACFFATNFMKRSLGVDDSLDVFPVHGVGGLLGTLLTGVFAASALGGVGYPENVAMGTQVLVQLIGVAATAAWSGVVTWILLKVSDAITGLRVQPDEETEGLDHVLHNEKGYNL from the coding sequence ATGAAAAAGCTCAAGACGCCGTCGGAGGTATTGTTCATCCCGCTGGGCGCGATCACGGCTCCGGCAATGCGCGCGCAATCCGCCTGCGTGAAAGTCGGCGCCGCGCGCGAGAACAAGCGCAGCGACGCTTTGCTTCAGTGCCTTTCCGCTGTCAAGAGGTGTCGCTGCACTTTTCCGCTTCTAGCCCTTCTTCTGCTGTTGCCGCTCGCGTTTCACTCGCCGCTCGCAGGGGCGGCCGAGCCCGCCGAAATCGATGCGGCCAATACCGCCTGGATGCTCACCTCATCGGTGCTGGTCCTCTTCATGACGCTGCCGGGCCTGGCGCTGTTCTACGCCGGGCTGGTGCGCTCGAGCAACGTGCTCTCGGTGCTCATGCAGTGTTTCTCGATCGCCTGCGTGGTGTCGATCGCCTGGGTTGCGGTGGCCTACAGCATGGCCTTCGGGGATGGGGGTGCCGCCAACGCGTGGTACGGCGGTTTCGCCAAGTCCTTCCTGGCCGGCGTGGAAGTCAAGACGGTCAAGGGCAGCATTCCGGAGACCGTGTTCGCGATGTTCCAGCTCACGTTCGCCATCATCACCCCTGCGCTGGTGATTGGCGCCTATGCGGAGCGCGTGAAATTCTCCGGGATGCTGCTGTTCAGCCTGCTGTGGCTGCTGCTCGTCTACGTCCCGGTCGCGCACTGGGTGTGGGGCGGCGGCTGGCTGCAGCAGATGGGCGTCATGGACTTCGCGGGCGGCACGGTCGTTCACCTGAACGCGGGCGTGGCCGCGCTGGTGTGCGCGCTGGTGCTTGGAAGGCGCAAGGGCTTTCCGGAAACCCCCATGCCGCCGCACAACCTGACCATGTCCGTCACCGGCGCGTGCATGCTGTGGGTGGGGTGGTTCGGGTTCAACGCCGGTAGTGCGCTCGCGGCCGACGGCGCCGCCGGCATGGCGATGCTGGTCACGCATATCGGCGCGGCCACCGGGTCGCTCGCGTGGATGTTCTGCGAGTGGGCGCGCTACGGCAAACCCTCGGTGCTCGGCATCGTGACCGGGATGGTCGCGGGGCTCGGCACGATCACCCCTGCGTCGGGTTTCGTCGGACCGCTCGGCGCGCTCGCGATCGGAGCCGCCGCGGGCGTGGCTTGCTTCTTCGCGACCAACTTCATGAAGCGTTCGCTGGGGGTGGACGATTCCCTGGACGTGTTCCCGGTGCACGGCGTGGGCGGGCTTCTGGGCACCCTTCTGACCGGCGTGTTCGCGGCCTCCGCCCTCGGCGGCGTGGGTTACCCGGAGAACGTGGCGATGGGCACTCAGGTGCTGGTGCAGCTCATCGGCGTGGCGGCGACCGCCGCGTGGTCCGGAGTGGTCACCTGGATCCTGCTCAAGGTGAGCGATGCGATCACGGGACTGCGTGTGCAGCCGGACGAGGAGACCGAGGGGCTCGACCACGTGCTGCACAACGAGAAGGGCTACAACCTCTGA
- a CDS encoding GspE/PulE family protein — translation MSSSATLHKAGSTQRHTDRKLTLEQVLSELVGDKLVGREEADRLLEIRKRLRSDTHPLILVADQKWKDPRNPRKLLHLESLTEWLAGKVGLPYLHIDPFKIDFAAVTKVMSSAYAARFKILPVGVTSSEAVIATCEPYVREWEEELAKILRLQIRRVIANPQDINAYLVEFYSLARSVKSASQQQAGGLSEITNFEQLVQLGRTGNLDANDQHIVRLVDWLLQYAFEQRASDIHVEPRREVANVRFRIDGVLHQVYQIPMPVVAAMTSRIKILGRMDVVEKRRPQDGRIKTRTPDNEEVELRLSTMPTAFGEKLVMRIFNPEVLVKDFRDLGFSEEDGARWQEIISRPNGIVLVTGPTGSGKTTTLYSTLKHLARPDVNVCTIEDPIEMVEPAFNQMQVQHGIGLDFASGVRTLLRQDPDIIMVGEIRDLETAEQAIQAALTGHLVFSTLHTNDAPSAITRLLDIGVPPYLLPSTLIAVMAQRLVRTLCPHCAEPSELSDEAWEALIAPWQAEKPKQARIARGCLECRMTGYLGRVGIYEIMAMSDRIRPLIHERADMTAIREQAYRDGMKPLRISGARKVAAGITTAEEVMSVAPPAASERKTPASPGRAEAPR, via the coding sequence ATGAGTTCCAGCGCAACGCTGCACAAGGCCGGTTCGACGCAACGCCACACCGACAGGAAGCTCACTCTGGAGCAGGTGCTGTCGGAGCTTGTGGGCGACAAGCTGGTCGGCCGCGAAGAGGCGGATCGCCTGCTGGAGATCCGCAAGCGGCTGCGCTCCGATACCCATCCATTGATCCTGGTCGCGGACCAGAAGTGGAAGGATCCCCGCAATCCGCGCAAGCTGCTGCACCTGGAGAGCCTCACCGAGTGGCTGGCGGGCAAGGTCGGGCTGCCCTACCTGCACATCGATCCGTTCAAGATCGACTTCGCGGCCGTGACCAAGGTCATGTCCAGCGCCTACGCCGCGCGCTTCAAGATTCTGCCGGTGGGCGTGACCAGCAGCGAAGCGGTCATCGCCACCTGCGAACCCTACGTCCGGGAATGGGAAGAGGAGCTGGCGAAGATTCTGCGGCTGCAGATTCGCCGCGTGATCGCAAACCCCCAGGACATCAACGCCTACCTCGTCGAGTTCTACAGCCTCGCGCGGTCGGTCAAGAGTGCAAGCCAGCAGCAGGCGGGCGGTCTTTCGGAAATCACCAATTTCGAGCAGCTGGTTCAGCTCGGCCGCACCGGAAACCTGGACGCGAACGACCAGCACATCGTCAGGCTGGTCGACTGGCTGCTGCAGTACGCTTTCGAACAACGGGCGAGCGACATCCACGTCGAGCCGCGCCGCGAAGTGGCGAACGTGCGCTTTCGCATCGACGGCGTGCTGCATCAGGTCTACCAGATTCCGATGCCGGTGGTGGCCGCGATGACCAGCCGCATCAAGATCCTGGGGCGCATGGACGTCGTCGAGAAGCGGCGTCCGCAGGACGGACGGATCAAGACGCGTACGCCGGACAACGAGGAAGTGGAGCTGCGGCTTTCGACCATGCCCACCGCCTTCGGCGAGAAGCTGGTCATGCGCATCTTCAACCCCGAGGTACTGGTGAAGGATTTCCGCGACCTGGGCTTCTCGGAGGAAGACGGCGCCCGCTGGCAGGAGATCATTTCCCGCCCCAACGGCATCGTTCTGGTGACCGGCCCCACCGGCTCGGGCAAGACCACCACGCTCTATTCCACGCTCAAGCACCTGGCCCGGCCCGACGTGAACGTGTGCACGATCGAGGACCCGATCGAGATGGTGGAGCCCGCCTTCAACCAGATGCAGGTGCAGCACGGCATCGGGCTGGACTTCGCCTCGGGCGTGCGCACCCTGCTGCGCCAGGACCCCGACATCATCATGGTGGGCGAGATCCGCGACCTGGAAACCGCGGAGCAGGCGATTCAGGCGGCTCTCACCGGACATCTGGTCTTTTCCACGTTGCACACCAACGACGCACCCTCGGCCATCACCCGTCTGCTCGACATTGGCGTGCCTCCCTATCTGCTGCCTTCGACCCTGATCGCCGTGATGGCACAACGCCTGGTACGCACCCTCTGCCCGCATTGCGCCGAGCCCTCCGAGCTGAGCGACGAGGCCTGGGAGGCATTGATCGCGCCCTGGCAGGCGGAGAAGCCGAAGCAGGCACGCATCGCCCGCGGATGCCTCGAGTGCCGCATGACCGGCTACCTCGGGCGCGTCGGCATCTATGAAATCATGGCGATGAGCGATCGAATCCGTCCGCTGATTCACGAGCGCGCGGACATGACTGCGATCCGCGAGCAGGCCTATCGCGACGGCATGAAACCGCTGCGCATCAGCGGAGCGCGCAAGGTGGCCGCTGGAATCACCACCGCGGAGGAAGTCATGAGCGTGGCACCCCCGGCGGCAAGCGAGCGCAAGACACCCGCCTCGCCCGGGCGCGCCGAGGCGCCGCGCTGA
- a CDS encoding thioesterase family protein yields the protein MKSTLRPGLTYRHQFKIPESKTVPHLYPESDMFRQMPPVLATGFLVGLLEWACIELLRPHLDWPAEQTLGTHVNFSHLAPTPPGLTVTVDVRLEEVDGRRLVFSLVAHDGVDTISEGRHERHVIDAARFRAKVAQKAEKAGVSG from the coding sequence ATGAAAAGCACGCTACGCCCCGGGCTCACGTACCGACACCAGTTCAAGATCCCGGAAAGCAAGACCGTCCCGCACCTGTATCCGGAATCGGACATGTTCAGGCAAATGCCGCCGGTGCTCGCCACAGGCTTCCTGGTCGGCTTGCTGGAATGGGCCTGCATCGAGCTGCTGCGACCGCATCTGGACTGGCCGGCCGAGCAGACGCTCGGCACCCACGTGAATTTCTCTCACCTGGCTCCCACGCCCCCGGGCCTGACAGTCACCGTGGACGTCAGGCTGGAAGAAGTCGACGGCCGCCGGCTCGTCTTTTCCCTCGTGGCGCACGATGGCGTGGACACGATCTCCGAGGGCCGCCACGAGCGCCATGTCATCGACGCCGCCAGGTTCCGAGCGAAAGTCGCACAGAAGGCCGAGAAAGCGGGCGTTTCCGGGTGA
- a CDS encoding EAL domain-containing protein: MALTERFARVPENFAWRDIAFNAVLAAVYFAAGAGGLSLALFHPQITTIWPPSGIALAALLLYGVRLVPGVWLGALAVNVWSSADFAGALGVASGNTLAAMTGAMLLRRVGFDGRLPRLRDATHLLVYGVMLDPLVAALLGPASLFLSGSLPAADLAQAVPIWWVGDALGVLLVVPLIFAVPALWRERQPIGRRVEGAFLVAVQSMIAAMIFSGSVERILNVGRLEYVLLPVAILLALRHRPAFTALSNAIVFALAAWGSMAGLGPFAFGVVADGPLIFHLAVVTFFATTLLVSAVGGELAHALAHARQSADRFQRLTELSSDWYWEQDEHYRVTYMSPRYSSKSGLRMKPTLGQTRFETDNIWESEEQKRKHREDLDARRPFRDLRLARYDEDGELHHLSISGDPVFDSSGRFVGYRGIGRDITAEKRAEAALRASEERFRSLTELSSDWYWEQDENLRFTFLSGGREDRAGFGGNASLGKTRFELPNIFESEKARRAHEEDLRARRPFRDLVLKRLTPEGEARFALISGKPLFDATGRFLGYRGVGRDITALKRTEQRLARLRDFYAALSEVNEAIIRIRERDTLFREACKVVVRHGALEFARIAMLDPRTKRVSTVAFGGDDHGLAGKLYFSLDPGAEGGRAPSAEALRSGQHYVCNDVRSDERIFSRQLLIDAGLLSVGTFPLVVGDEPRGALHLYAREPGFFDEELIALLDRLALNLSFALENIDREAAREQAERAAAEQRRFFESILNAIASPIVVKGEDHRFVAFNDAAVAFLGRPREWLIGKTDFDLFSEERARYFQHTDDLALASAEPVEYESAYTVAGKRRTMFVRKSALARPDGSRVLVLVMTDVTERRATEDALRASERRFRDVAEVASEFVWENDREGRFTYLSPKVVEVLGYSAEELLGRTPAELMPPGEEERVRAWLAEHMDAERRFRNLEHQIVARSGEILWIQVSGVPMHDEQGRLAGHRGTTRDITQLKRSEARISYLATRDPLTELPNRLLFNDRLEQGLIGARRSGDSLAVLFIDLDRFKTINDSLGHHIGDLLLKEVAQRMAACIRRGDTLARLGGDEFVIALEHLRRAEDAAQVASKIVRSLSRPVEVGGHTLNTSCSIGISIYPIDADDAVTLMKNADTAMYFAKEKGRNNFQFFSPDMNVRAVERHKLEVALRRALDQGDFLLLYQPQVAIETGQVIGAEALIRWKHPERGLIAPSGFVGVAEESGLIEPMGRWVLKEACSQARRWREQGLPAVRLAVNISARQLLDPREFLSYVNRVLDETGLEPRLLELEMTESLLLANVEENAAVLHKLGKLGVRIAVDDFGTGYSSLAYLKQLPIDSLKIDRTFVRDIESDPEDVAIIKAIIAMAHELKLKVTAEGVETRGQLEALRKLGCDEYQGYLLSKPVPGEEFAARFLSQKGLDVAT; encoded by the coding sequence ATGGCCCTGACTGAGCGATTCGCGCGCGTGCCGGAAAACTTCGCTTGGCGGGATATCGCCTTCAATGCCGTGCTGGCGGCGGTGTATTTCGCCGCGGGCGCGGGCGGACTGAGTCTCGCGCTGTTCCACCCGCAGATCACGACGATCTGGCCGCCCTCCGGGATCGCGCTCGCCGCCCTGCTGCTGTACGGGGTCCGACTCGTGCCCGGCGTGTGGCTTGGCGCATTGGCCGTGAACGTCTGGTCGTCTGCTGACTTCGCCGGCGCGCTGGGCGTGGCCAGCGGCAACACGCTGGCAGCGATGACCGGCGCGATGCTCCTCAGGCGCGTCGGCTTCGACGGGCGCTTGCCGCGACTGCGCGACGCCACGCATCTGCTGGTCTACGGCGTGATGCTCGACCCGCTCGTGGCCGCTTTGCTCGGCCCGGCAAGCCTGTTCCTCTCGGGTTCCCTGCCGGCCGCCGACCTGGCGCAGGCCGTGCCGATCTGGTGGGTGGGGGACGCGCTGGGCGTCCTGCTCGTCGTGCCGCTCATCTTCGCGGTCCCGGCGCTGTGGCGGGAACGCCAGCCCATCGGCCGGCGCGTCGAGGGCGCCTTCCTCGTCGCCGTGCAATCCATGATCGCCGCCATGATTTTCAGCGGCTCGGTGGAACGAATCCTGAACGTCGGCCGGCTCGAATATGTGCTCCTGCCGGTGGCCATCCTGCTCGCCCTGCGCCATCGTCCCGCGTTCACCGCACTGTCCAACGCGATCGTGTTCGCGTTGGCCGCCTGGGGCTCGATGGCCGGACTGGGTCCTTTCGCGTTCGGCGTGGTGGCGGACGGGCCCTTGATCTTTCACCTGGCGGTGGTCACCTTCTTCGCCACGACGCTGCTGGTGAGCGCGGTGGGCGGAGAGCTGGCCCACGCGCTCGCGCACGCGCGCCAGAGCGCGGACCGATTCCAGCGCCTCACCGAGCTGTCTTCCGACTGGTACTGGGAACAGGACGAGCACTATCGCGTTACCTACATGTCGCCGCGCTACAGCTCGAAGAGCGGCCTGCGCATGAAGCCCACACTCGGGCAGACGCGTTTCGAGACCGACAATATCTGGGAGTCTGAGGAGCAGAAGCGAAAACATCGCGAGGACCTCGACGCGCGGCGGCCGTTCCGTGACTTGCGGCTGGCGCGCTACGACGAGGACGGCGAGCTGCACCATCTCTCGATCAGCGGTGATCCGGTGTTCGATTCGAGCGGGCGATTCGTCGGCTACCGCGGCATCGGGCGCGATATCACGGCGGAAAAGCGTGCCGAGGCCGCGCTGCGAGCGAGCGAAGAGCGCTTTCGCAGCCTCACCGAGCTGTCCTCCGACTGGTACTGGGAGCAGGACGAGAACCTGCGCTTCACGTTCCTCTCCGGTGGCAGAGAAGACCGCGCCGGGTTCGGCGGCAACGCCTCGCTCGGCAAGACGCGTTTCGAACTGCCCAATATCTTCGAATCCGAGAAAGCGCGACGCGCGCACGAAGAAGACCTGCGCGCCCGCCGACCCTTCCGCGACCTCGTCCTGAAACGCCTCACCCCCGAAGGCGAGGCCCGCTTCGCGCTGATCAGCGGCAAGCCGCTGTTCGACGCCACCGGCCGGTTCCTGGGCTACCGCGGCGTTGGCCGCGACATCACTGCGCTCAAGCGCACCGAGCAGCGCCTGGCGCGGCTGCGCGACTTCTACGCGGCACTGTCCGAGGTCAACGAAGCGATCATCCGCATCCGCGAGCGCGACACCCTGTTCCGCGAAGCCTGCAAGGTGGTGGTCCGGCACGGCGCGCTCGAATTCGCCCGCATCGCGATGCTGGACCCGCGCACCAAGCGCGTATCGACCGTGGCGTTCGGCGGCGACGACCACGGTCTGGCCGGCAAGCTGTATTTCTCGCTCGATCCTGGCGCCGAGGGCGGCAGGGCGCCGTCGGCCGAAGCTTTGCGCAGCGGGCAGCATTACGTGTGCAACGACGTGCGCAGCGACGAGCGCATTTTCTCCCGGCAGTTGCTGATCGACGCCGGCTTGCTGTCGGTGGGCACCTTTCCGCTCGTGGTGGGCGACGAGCCCCGCGGGGCACTGCATCTGTACGCCCGGGAACCGGGGTTCTTCGACGAAGAGCTGATCGCCCTGCTCGACCGTTTGGCGCTGAACTTGTCGTTCGCCCTGGAGAACATCGACCGCGAAGCTGCGCGCGAGCAGGCCGAGCGCGCGGCCGCGGAGCAGCGCCGCTTCTTCGAAAGCATCCTCAATGCGATCGCCAGCCCGATCGTGGTCAAGGGCGAGGATCACCGGTTCGTGGCGTTCAACGATGCCGCAGTGGCCTTTCTCGGCCGACCGCGCGAATGGCTGATCGGCAAGACCGACTTCGACCTGTTCTCCGAAGAGCGGGCGCGCTATTTTCAGCACACGGATGATCTGGCGCTCGCATCGGCCGAGCCGGTCGAGTACGAAAGCGCGTACACGGTCGCCGGCAAGCGGCGCACGATGTTCGTACGCAAGTCCGCTCTGGCCCGCCCTGACGGCAGCCGCGTGTTGGTGTTGGTGATGACCGACGTCACCGAGCGCAGGGCGACCGAAGACGCGCTGCGCGCGAGCGAACGGCGCTTCCGTGACGTGGCCGAAGTCGCCAGCGAGTTTGTCTGGGAGAACGACCGGGAGGGCCGTTTCACCTATCTCTCTCCCAAGGTCGTGGAAGTGCTCGGCTACAGCGCCGAGGAACTGCTCGGTCGCACCCCGGCCGAGCTGATGCCGCCGGGCGAAGAGGAACGGGTGCGCGCCTGGCTTGCTGAGCACATGGATGCGGAGCGGCGCTTCCGCAATCTCGAGCATCAGATCGTCGCCAGGTCGGGCGAGATCCTGTGGATCCAGGTCAGCGGCGTCCCCATGCACGATGAGCAGGGACGCCTTGCCGGCCATCGCGGCACGACCCGCGACATCACGCAACTGAAACGCTCGGAAGCGCGGATCAGTTATCTCGCCACGCGCGATCCGCTCACCGAGCTGCCCAACCGCCTGCTGTTCAACGACCGCCTGGAGCAGGGGCTGATCGGCGCGCGGCGCTCCGGAGACTCGCTTGCCGTGCTGTTCATCGACCTGGACCGGTTCAAGACCATCAACGACTCGCTCGGCCACCACATCGGCGACCTTCTGCTCAAGGAGGTCGCACAGCGCATGGCGGCCTGCATCCGGCGCGGCGACACGCTGGCGCGGCTCGGAGGCGACGAGTTCGTCATCGCGCTGGAGCACCTCAGGCGCGCCGAGGATGCCGCCCAGGTGGCATCGAAGATCGTGCGTTCCCTGTCGCGACCGGTGGAGGTTGGCGGGCACACGCTGAACACTTCGTGCTCGATCGGCATCAGCATCTACCCGATAGACGCCGACGACGCGGTGACGTTGATGAAGAACGCCGACACCGCGATGTACTTCGCCAAGGAGAAGGGGCGCAACAATTTCCAGTTCTTCTCGCCGGATATGAACGTGCGCGCCGTCGAGCGCCACAAGCTCGAAGTGGCGCTGCGCCGCGCGCTCGACCAGGGTGACTTCCTGTTGCTCTATCAACCCCAGGTCGCGATCGAGACCGGCCAGGTGATCGGCGCCGAGGCGCTCATCCGCTGGAAGCATCCCGAGCGCGGCCTGATCGCGCCGAGCGGCTTCGTCGGCGTGGCCGAGGAGTCTGGCCTGATCGAACCGATGGGCCGCTGGGTGCTCAAGGAAGCGTGCAGCCAGGCGCGACGCTGGCGCGAGCAGGGCCTGCCCGCGGTGCGCCTGGCGGTCAACATTTCCGCCCGGCAACTGCTCGATCCCAGGGAGTTCCTGTCCTACGTCAACCGCGTGCTGGACGAGACCGGTCTGGAGCCGCGTCTGCTGGAGCTGGAAATGACCGAGTCCCTGCTGCTCGCCAATGTCGAGGAGAACGCCGCGGTCCTGCACAAGCTGGGCAAGCTCGGCGTGCGCATCGCGGTGGACGACTTCGGAACCGGCTACTCCTCGCTCGCCTATCTGAAGCAGTTGCCGATCGACTCGCTCAAGATCGACAGGACCTTCGTCCGCGACATCGAATCCGACCCGGAAGATGTGGCGATCATCAAGGCCATCATCGCGATGGCCCACGAACTGAAGCTGAAGGTAACCGCGGAGGGCGTCGAGACCCGGGGACAGCTCGAAGCCCTGCGCAAGCTGGGCTGCGACGAGTACCAGGGTTACCTGCTCTCGAAACCCGTGCCCGGCGAAGAGTTCGCGGCTCGCTTCCTGTCGCAGAAGGGGCTCGACGTCGCTACCTAG
- a CDS encoding VWA domain-containing protein: MLADFFLLLKQRNLPVSVREYLTLLEGMAAHLAFNSLDEFYHLARTSLVKDEANYDKFDRAFAEYFRGVESIPAQWLVEIPAQWLRRQAELVLSAEDKKLVESMGGWEKLMEALRKRLEEQKDPHQGGSKWIGTAGTSPFGAYGYNPEGIRIGQESSRNRRAVKVWDRREFRNLDDAVELGTRNIKVALRRLRRFAREGAAEELDLDATIRSTAKNAGYLDLKMIPERHNAVKVLLFLDVGGSMEDHVRVCEELFSAARAEFKHLEYFYFHNFLYETVWRDNRRRHTERIPTMSVLHKYGHDYRLVFVGDAAMSPYEIAHPGGSIEHHNEEPGSVWLCRLLDVYQRAAWLNPVPEERWDYYESIGMVKKLMDGRMYPLTLEGLERAMRALVR, encoded by the coding sequence TTGCTTGCCGATTTCTTCCTGCTGCTGAAGCAGCGCAACCTGCCAGTGTCGGTCAGGGAGTACCTGACCCTGCTGGAGGGAATGGCGGCGCACCTGGCCTTCAACAGCCTGGACGAGTTCTACCACCTTGCGCGCACCTCGCTGGTGAAGGACGAAGCCAACTACGACAAGTTCGACCGGGCCTTCGCCGAGTATTTTCGGGGCGTGGAGTCCATACCCGCGCAATGGCTGGTGGAGATCCCGGCGCAGTGGCTGCGCCGTCAGGCGGAACTGGTGCTGTCCGCAGAAGACAAGAAGCTCGTCGAGTCCATGGGCGGCTGGGAAAAGCTCATGGAGGCGCTGCGCAAGCGGCTGGAAGAGCAGAAAGACCCGCACCAGGGCGGTTCGAAGTGGATCGGCACGGCCGGCACCTCGCCGTTCGGCGCGTACGGATACAACCCGGAGGGCATCCGCATCGGACAGGAAAGCTCGCGCAACCGCAGGGCGGTGAAAGTCTGGGACCGTCGCGAGTTTCGCAATCTGGACGACGCGGTCGAGCTGGGCACGCGCAACATCAAGGTCGCGCTGCGGCGGCTGCGCCGCTTTGCCCGCGAGGGCGCGGCGGAGGAACTCGACCTCGACGCGACGATCCGCTCAACGGCGAAGAACGCCGGCTACCTGGACCTGAAGATGATTCCCGAGCGACACAACGCGGTGAAGGTGCTGCTGTTTCTGGACGTCGGCGGGTCGATGGAGGACCACGTGCGAGTGTGCGAAGAACTGTTTTCCGCCGCGCGCGCCGAGTTCAAGCACCTGGAATATTTCTACTTCCACAACTTCCTGTACGAAACAGTCTGGAGGGACAATCGCCGCCGGCACACCGAGCGCATCCCGACGATGAGCGTGCTGCACAAGTACGGCCACGACTACCGCCTGGTGTTCGTGGGCGACGCGGCGATGAGCCCCTACGAGATCGCCCATCCGGGCGGCAGCATCGAGCATCACAACGAAGAGCCCGGGTCGGTGTGGCTGTGCCGGCTGCTCGACGTCTACCAGAGGGCCGCCTGGCTCAATCCCGTGCCCGAGGAGCGCTGGGACTATTACGAGTCGATCGGAATGGTGAAGAAGCTGATGGACGGGCGCATGTACCCACTCACGCTCGAGGGTCTCGAACGCGCCATGCGCGCCTTGGTCCGCTAG
- a CDS encoding MoxR family ATPase: MRFSGTDTYVATDDLKMAVNAAIALQRPLLIKGEPGTGKTMLAIEVAKALGRPLIQWHIKSTSKAQQGLYEYDAVSRLRDSQLGEEKVHDIANYIVRGPLWEAFDSEVPAVVLIDEIDKADIEFPNDLLRELDRMEFYVYETRRLIRAKHRPTVIITSNNEKELPDAFLRRCFFHYIRFPDRETMQRIVEVHFPGLKRTLLREALEAFFDLREVPGLKKKPSTSELLDWLKLLLAEDIPPEALRSKDERKTLPPLAGALLKNEQDVHLFERLVFLSRHAR; this comes from the coding sequence ATGAGATTCAGCGGAACCGATACCTACGTTGCTACCGACGATCTGAAGATGGCGGTGAACGCCGCGATCGCCCTCCAGCGCCCGCTGCTCATCAAAGGCGAACCGGGCACGGGCAAGACCATGCTGGCGATCGAAGTGGCGAAGGCGCTCGGGCGGCCGCTGATCCAGTGGCACATCAAGTCCACCTCCAAGGCGCAGCAGGGCCTGTACGAGTACGACGCTGTGTCGCGGCTGCGCGACTCGCAGCTGGGCGAAGAGAAGGTGCACGACATCGCCAACTACATCGTGCGCGGCCCGCTCTGGGAAGCGTTCGATTCGGAGGTTCCGGCGGTCGTCCTGATCGACGAAATCGACAAGGCCGACATCGAATTCCCGAACGATCTGTTGCGCGAACTCGACCGGATGGAATTCTATGTCTACGAGACGCGCCGGCTCATCCGCGCGAAGCATCGCCCCACGGTCATCATTACCAGCAACAACGAGAAGGAGCTGCCGGATGCCTTCCTGCGTCGCTGCTTCTTCCACTACATCCGCTTTCCCGACCGGGAGACGATGCAGAGGATCGTCGAAGTCCACTTCCCCGGGTTGAAGCGAACCCTGCTGCGCGAGGCGCTGGAGGCGTTCTTCGACCTGCGCGAGGTTCCAGGACTGAAGAAGAAGCCTTCGACCTCCGAACTGCTGGACTGGCTGAAGCTTCTTCTGGCGGAAGACATTCCGCCCGAGGCACTGCGCTCGAAGGACGAGCGCAAGACGCTGCCGCCGCTGGCCGGCGCGCTGCTCAAGAACGAGCAGGACGTGCACCTGTTCGAACGGCTGGTGTTTCTCTCGCGTCACGCGCGCTAG
- the otnI gene encoding 2-oxo-tetronate isomerase, whose translation MPRLNANLSMMFTEVGFLDRFGAAARAGFKGVEFLFPYEFPAAQIREQLDRHRLQMVLFNMPPGDWNAGDRGLACDPGKVAQFQDGVAQALEYARALGCRRLHCMAGLKPRGVSEEKMRETYIANLQFAGRELAKHDITLLIEAINTRDIPGFYLNYSRQAFDIMHYAGVPNLKFQYDIYHMQIMEGDLAPTIEKHLDKIGHMQLADTPGRHEPGTGEINYGFLLPFIDRVGYQGWIGCEYRPAGRTEEGLAWTRPYL comes from the coding sequence ATGCCAAGACTGAACGCGAACCTGTCGATGATGTTCACAGAGGTCGGTTTTCTGGACCGCTTCGGCGCGGCTGCGCGCGCCGGATTCAAGGGCGTGGAATTCCTGTTCCCCTACGAATTCCCGGCTGCCCAGATCCGCGAGCAGCTCGACCGGCACCGGCTGCAAATGGTGCTGTTCAACATGCCGCCGGGCGACTGGAACGCCGGTGACCGGGGTCTGGCCTGCGACCCGGGGAAAGTCGCGCAATTTCAGGACGGCGTGGCTCAAGCGCTGGAATACGCGCGCGCGCTGGGCTGCCGGCGGCTCCACTGCATGGCCGGTCTGAAGCCGCGTGGCGTCTCCGAGGAGAAGATGCGCGAGACCTACATCGCGAACCTGCAGTTCGCCGGCCGCGAACTCGCGAAGCACGACATCACGCTCCTGATCGAGGCGATCAACACCCGCGACATCCCCGGCTTCTATCTGAACTACTCGCGCCAGGCCTTCGACATCATGCATTACGCCGGCGTGCCGAACCTGAAGTTCCAATACGACATCTATCACATGCAGATCATGGAGGGCGATCTCGCGCCCACCATCGAGAAACACCTGGACAAGATCGGGCACATGCAACTGGCCGACACGCCGGGACGGCACGAGCCGGGCACCGGCGAGATCAACTACGGCTTCCTGCTGCCATTCATCGATCGCGTCGGATACCAGGGCTGGATCGGCTGCGAGTATCGGCCCGCGGGCAGGACCGAGGAGGGTCTCGCCTGGACCCGGCCTTATCTATAA